Part of the Plectropomus leopardus isolate mb unplaced genomic scaffold, YSFRI_Pleo_2.0 unplaced_scaffold26153, whole genome shotgun sequence genome is shown below.
ttttttgcctgtttttttgctttcttttttgttttgtttcagttttttgtttgttagtttgttcgtctgcttttttgttttgtttttttttgtttgtttctttagttttatttaaaacatttttttaatgttttgtttgtttttttaatctaattttcagataactttctagttgtttttacaaatttcttgttaattttggggtaattccTGCTGTGGTTGCttgttcctccttttttctttttagggaaacaaaaaggtttcaaagggttaacaaggtttttttttccaccatacTCGATTATTCAAATGCAATGCTTCTtgtaataataaacaaaataaataaattaaattaaagatttaaaaaaaaattcaattacactttcttctttttccaagTCCACCCAAAGTGAGAAGTTGATGGCCTACGCCAAGTACAGCTATGACGCACTGAGACAGCGCATCCGCCTCAGAGAGTTTGGGTCTTATGAGAATAAGTCCTTCCACTTTGACGCACTTCTACTCTACAAACAGGTaataaaaacatggttttaaTATCTACAGCAGGAGGTGCTGTGCAAAACACAAACGGCTGCCGTCCTGTCCTCCAGGGTGTCATGTACAAGATTAACTACAGAAACCAAACATGTTGCAAGAAGCGGCTGAGAATGGACTTTCATCCACTGGCGATCCCAAAAAATGCTTCTCTGCTGGGGCAAAGCGTGATGGGCAGCTCCTCTGGTCCAGGACAGGGGCTGCTAGTTAACACCTGGGTGGGAGAGCTG
Proteins encoded:
- the LOC121966866 gene encoding ependymin-like, whose product is DLKKNSITLSSFSKSTQSEKLMAYAKYSYDALRQRIRLREFGSYENKSFHFDALLLYKQGVMYKINYRNQTCCKKRLRMDFHPLAIPKNASLLGQSVMGSSSGPGQGLLVNTWVGELQTKRGPAKYMSTVTEFGCVPVSTLFHSSKSGWVVTSFFNNVNGLVDPQQLIPPRFCGDAQLEEEDSENPETFFSLF